A window of Microcystis aeruginosa FD4 contains these coding sequences:
- a CDS encoding serine/threonine-protein kinase, with the protein MSYCVNPACSQPKNAPTASICENCGSKLLLHERYQILRILGKGGFGATFAASDLSLPGKPICVVKQLRPSTDDPKVFRMAKELFEREAETLAKLEIHPQVPRLLDYFEDNQQFYLVQEYVKGHNLHQEVKKRGPFSEAGVKQFLSELLPILKYIHAHKVIHRDIKPANLIRRQTDRKLVLIDFGAVTNQVNTMIAHTNSQTPFTNFALGTQGFAPPEQMVMRPVYASDIYAVGITCLYLLTGSSPKDIEVDVNTGELLWEKLVKVSPQFAQVLKRMLEVSVRHRYKSAQEVMDALDMTAYADSLAQSLIAAPLVTSPKPRQDSNLIANSSVSAPPSCKFRPKNPGASPDNMLGGQMAFSIINTSVLAKGKARSTKELTSLKKKPRLDEKAILDAYNNGRRNFAQEELPNLNLAKAKLLGVNFYQSKLTGTNLQGADLSNADLGRANLSQAILKNTNLNNAYLGYADLESADLRGANLTHAHLRHANLKDANLCGANLCDAQVTQEQIALAKTNWLTVMPSGKRGFW; encoded by the coding sequence ATGAGCTACTGCGTTAATCCAGCCTGTTCTCAACCGAAAAACGCTCCGACAGCGTCAATCTGCGAGAATTGCGGTTCAAAACTTCTTCTGCACGAGCGTTATCAAATCCTAAGGATTTTAGGGAAAGGAGGGTTTGGGGCAACTTTTGCTGCATCGGATCTGTCCCTACCGGGTAAACCAATATGTGTGGTCAAACAACTGCGACCTTCCACTGACGATCCTAAGGTTTTTCGCATGGCCAAAGAACTGTTCGAGCGAGAAGCGGAAACCTTGGCTAAATTGGAGATTCATCCCCAGGTTCCCCGATTATTAGATTATTTTGAAGATAATCAACAGTTTTATCTAGTTCAAGAATACGTTAAAGGTCATAACCTGCACCAAGAGGTAAAAAAACGCGGTCCCTTTAGCGAAGCGGGGGTCAAACAGTTTTTAAGCGAACTTTTGCCGATTTTGAAATATATCCACGCACATAAGGTAATTCATCGGGATATCAAACCCGCTAACCTAATTCGTCGGCAAACAGACCGAAAATTGGTTCTAATTGACTTTGGGGCGGTTACAAATCAAGTCAACACTATGATTGCTCATACCAACTCTCAAACCCCTTTCACTAATTTTGCCTTGGGAACCCAAGGTTTTGCCCCTCCTGAACAGATGGTCATGCGTCCCGTCTACGCTAGTGATATCTATGCGGTGGGAATTACCTGTCTCTATCTACTCACGGGCAGCTCTCCTAAAGATATCGAAGTTGATGTCAATACAGGTGAATTACTCTGGGAAAAATTAGTCAAGGTTAGTCCCCAGTTTGCCCAAGTCCTGAAAAGAATGCTGGAAGTCTCTGTCCGTCATCGCTACAAATCCGCCCAAGAGGTAATGGATGCTTTAGACATGACAGCTTATGCCGATAGTCTAGCCCAAAGTTTAATCGCCGCTCCACTGGTTACTTCCCCGAAACCCCGACAAGATTCAAACCTGATAGCCAATTCCTCCGTTTCTGCCCCGCCAAGTTGCAAATTTCGCCCCAAAAATCCAGGGGCCTCTCCAGATAATATGCTGGGGGGACAGATGGCTTTTTCAATTATTAATACATCTGTATTGGCTAAAGGTAAAGCCCGCAGCACCAAAGAGCTAACCTCACTGAAGAAAAAACCCCGCTTAGATGAAAAAGCGATTCTCGATGCTTACAATAACGGCCGGCGCAATTTTGCCCAAGAGGAATTACCGAATCTCAATCTGGCCAAAGCAAAACTTTTGGGGGTAAATTTCTATCAATCCAAATTAACAGGAACTAATTTACAAGGGGCAGATCTGTCCAATGCTGATCTGGGCCGGGCTAATCTCAGTCAAGCTATTCTCAAAAATACCAATTTAAATAATGCCTATCTCGGTTATGCAGACCTCGAAAGCGCCGATTTACGCGGGGCTAATCTCACCCACGCCCATCTTCGCCACGCTAATCTCAAAGATGCTAATCTTTGTGGGGCTAATCTCTGTGATGCCCAAGTAACTCAAGAACAAATCGCCTTAGCAAAAACCAATTGGTTAACAGTTATGCCCAGTGGCAAACGCGGTTTCTGGTAA
- a CDS encoding fatty acid desaturase, with the protein MTATTDKLHGELITSIEPDFKLKDIIKSIPKEYFQKDPVKAWFGVITNILAVIAGYAMLVYSPWYLLPLAWIFTGTALTGFFVIAHDCGHRSFSNRPWVNDLVGHIFLLPLIYPFHCWRFLHDRHHTKTNMVTIDNAWDPWELEAFNSANPLVRLFYRGIRGRFWWLGSIAHWAILHFNIEQFKENEREKARFSMIVVLVFAAIFFPTLIFYTGVWGLVKFWVVPWFVYHFWMSTFTLVHHTDPDIQFSYPEDWNQALAQLEGTVHCSYPRWVEMLCHDINVHIPHHISTAIPSYNLRKVHASLQENWGSHLKETEFSWALMQRIVDYCHIFDSETAYKTFKESGG; encoded by the coding sequence ATGACGGCAACGACGGATAAATTGCATGGGGAGTTGATCACCTCGATCGAGCCAGACTTTAAACTGAAAGATATTATTAAAAGCATTCCCAAAGAATATTTCCAGAAAGACCCAGTTAAAGCTTGGTTTGGTGTGATTACGAATATTTTGGCGGTCATTGCCGGTTATGCAATGCTAGTTTATTCTCCCTGGTATTTACTGCCTTTAGCTTGGATTTTCACTGGTACAGCTTTAACGGGATTCTTTGTGATCGCCCATGATTGCGGTCATCGGTCTTTTTCTAATCGACCCTGGGTTAATGATCTTGTCGGTCATATTTTCCTCTTACCGCTTATCTATCCCTTCCACTGCTGGCGTTTCCTCCATGATCGCCATCATACTAAAACTAACATGGTAACTATAGATAATGCTTGGGATCCGTGGGAATTAGAAGCTTTTAACTCGGCCAATCCCCTAGTGCGTCTCTTTTATCGCGGCATTCGCGGACGTTTCTGGTGGCTCGGTTCGATCGCCCACTGGGCTATTCTACACTTCAATATCGAACAATTCAAAGAGAACGAACGGGAAAAAGCGCGCTTTTCGATGATTGTCGTCCTAGTTTTTGCCGCTATTTTTTTCCCAACCCTAATTTTCTACACTGGTGTCTGGGGATTGGTTAAATTTTGGGTGGTGCCTTGGTTTGTCTATCATTTTTGGATGAGTACCTTTACCCTTGTCCATCACACGGATCCCGATATTCAATTTTCCTATCCCGAAGACTGGAATCAAGCTTTAGCGCAACTAGAAGGAACAGTTCACTGTAGCTATCCCCGTTGGGTAGAAATGCTCTGTCACGATATTAATGTCCATATCCCCCATCATATCTCGACGGCGATTCCTTCCTATAACCTCCGCAAAGTTCACGCTAGTCTCCAAGAAAATTGGGGTAGTCACCTGAAAGAAACCGAGTTTTCTTGGGCATTAATGCAGCGAATTGTTGATTATTGCCATATTTTCGACTCCGAAACCGCCTACAAAACCTTCAAGGAAAGCGGCGGTTAA
- a CDS encoding Sll0314/Alr1548 family TPR repeat-containing protein, protein MVLRLGLTKKMAIGASLTVMVVVNWIGPGLAGDPFRKTNPRPIGDKTEAAFNAIFKQGNYLEAKKLIVEATEKEPQEPLAHAMRASLAFTDQDWNTLKTYSEKTKAAAKQMQDSDPLRGNLYLAVGSFLEGTYVFQTEGAVSAIPRLQQVFQYLETAEKANPTDPELNLLKGYMDLILAVNLPFSSPQEAIQRLETYGSPDYLVDRGIALAYRDLKQYDQALRFIDNALKATPDNPELMYLKGQILRIQGNTDKNTGSLKLALDYFNNALKKQEQLPESVKKQLNREHRKVQEEIKSLESTASR, encoded by the coding sequence ATGGTGCTGAGGTTAGGTTTAACGAAAAAAATGGCGATCGGTGCTTCGCTGACTGTTATGGTAGTGGTTAACTGGATTGGTCCTGGGTTGGCCGGAGATCCTTTCCGCAAAACTAATCCCCGACCGATTGGCGATAAGACCGAGGCCGCTTTTAACGCTATTTTTAAACAAGGTAATTATCTAGAGGCAAAAAAATTAATTGTTGAGGCCACAGAAAAGGAACCCCAAGAACCTTTGGCCCATGCTATGCGCGCCTCTCTTGCTTTTACCGACCAGGATTGGAACACCCTAAAAACCTACTCCGAGAAAACTAAGGCAGCGGCCAAGCAAATGCAGGACAGCGACCCTTTAAGGGGAAATTTGTATCTCGCGGTGGGGAGTTTTTTGGAGGGAACCTACGTTTTTCAAACCGAAGGAGCAGTATCGGCTATCCCCAGATTACAACAGGTGTTTCAGTATTTGGAAACCGCGGAAAAGGCTAATCCTACGGATCCGGAATTGAACCTGTTAAAGGGTTATATGGATCTGATTTTAGCGGTTAATCTACCCTTTTCTAGTCCCCAAGAGGCAATTCAACGGCTAGAAACCTACGGAAGTCCAGATTACTTGGTCGATCGAGGTATAGCTCTAGCTTACCGGGATTTAAAGCAGTATGATCAGGCGTTGCGGTTTATCGATAACGCTCTGAAAGCGACCCCCGATAATCCGGAATTAATGTATCTGAAGGGTCAAATCCTGAGAATTCAAGGCAATACGGATAAAAATACCGGCTCTTTGAAACTGGCATTAGATTACTTTAATAATGCCCTGAAAAAACAGGAACAACTCCCCGAATCGGTCAAAAAACAGTTAAATCGCGAACACCGTAAGGTACAGGAGGAGATTAAATCCCTAGAAAGCACCGCCAGTCGTTAA
- a CDS encoding ABC transporter ATP-binding protein — protein MLYLKDVVYHPPAALNPILQGINLELAPQELGLIVGPSGSGKTTLLEILAGFADKTGGTIHWRDQELTVLHLQQLGGIVFQFPERHFCGKTILEELRLGHPEIKSDRLTTALKEVGLENTPLDTSPHNLSGGQQRRLSLAVQLIRQPNLLLLDEPTAGLDWSMRRQLAKLLASLKQHWTLLVVSHDAGELLPIADRHWKIEQGHLREVKNEKTDS, from the coding sequence ATGCTTTATCTCAAAGATGTGGTTTATCATCCTCCCGCTGCTCTCAATCCCATTTTACAGGGGATTAATCTCGAATTAGCCCCCCAAGAATTAGGTCTGATTGTCGGCCCCAGTGGTTCTGGAAAAACGACTCTTTTGGAAATTCTAGCAGGCTTTGCCGATAAAACAGGAGGGACGATTCACTGGCGCGACCAAGAATTAACGGTGCTGCACCTGCAACAATTAGGAGGAATCGTTTTTCAGTTTCCCGAACGTCATTTTTGCGGTAAAACCATCCTTGAGGAGTTGCGTCTCGGTCATCCAGAAATTAAAAGCGATCGCCTAACAACGGCCTTAAAGGAGGTAGGATTAGAAAATACTCCTCTAGATACTTCTCCCCACAATCTTAGTGGTGGTCAACAGCGTCGTTTATCCCTCGCTGTCCAGTTAATCCGGCAGCCTAATCTGTTACTTCTCGATGAACCTACGGCCGGTTTAGATTGGTCGATGCGTCGTCAATTGGCTAAACTTCTCGCTAGTCTCAAACAACACTGGACTTTATTAGTAGTTAGTCACGATGCTGGGGAATTATTGCCTATTGCTGACCGTCACTGGAAAATTGAACAAGGACATTTGAGGGAAGTGAAAAATGAAAAAACAGATAGTTGA
- the rsmG gene encoding 16S rRNA (guanine(527)-N(7))-methyltransferase RsmG, whose product MILPELFDLWQETLEWRPDGAIQARFQQLYDLILEGNQRFNLTRITQPEEFWEKHLWDSLSGLAWLQKSRPDLLTKSLSVIDLGTGAGFPGVPIAIAYPHWSVTLLDSTQKKINFLEEVIDKLELNNTKTRLGRAEIVGKNPKHNCAYDIVCLRAVANVDICVNYALPFLKKTGIAILYRGQWSSEDSLSLEKNLGKAGGKILEIASFTTPLSQSIRHCLYIGKE is encoded by the coding sequence ATGATCCTTCCTGAATTATTTGACCTTTGGCAAGAAACCCTAGAATGGCGACCCGATGGAGCCATACAAGCGCGATTTCAACAACTTTATGACTTGATTTTAGAGGGTAATCAACGTTTTAATCTCACCCGAATTACTCAACCAGAGGAGTTTTGGGAAAAACATCTTTGGGATTCTTTATCGGGTTTAGCTTGGTTACAAAAATCCCGGCCAGATCTATTGACAAAATCCCTATCAGTCATCGATTTGGGGACCGGGGCCGGGTTTCCGGGGGTGCCAATTGCGATCGCCTATCCCCATTGGTCGGTGACTCTCTTAGATTCCACCCAAAAAAAGATTAATTTTCTTGAAGAAGTTATTGACAAATTAGAGTTAAATAACACGAAAACTCGTTTAGGTCGGGCGGAAATCGTCGGGAAAAACCCTAAACATAACTGTGCTTACGATATCGTCTGTTTGCGAGCGGTAGCTAATGTGGATATCTGTGTTAACTATGCTTTGCCTTTCCTGAAAAAGACCGGAATCGCTATCCTCTATCGTGGTCAGTGGTCATCGGAGGATAGTTTGAGTTTAGAGAAGAATCTAGGGAAAGCTGGCGGTAAAATCCTCGAAATTGCCAGTTTTACCACTCCCTTAAGCCAAAGCATCCGTCATTGTCTATATATCGGCAAGGAATAA
- the cax gene encoding calcium/proton exchanger, which translates to MLNKNTIFAILLIFVPLSIAGSLLHWGGTFVFITACLAIIPLAAYMGEATEAIAVVVGPNIGGLMNATFGNATELILAYVALREGFIDVVKATITGSIIGNLLLVMGLSMFLGGLRFKEQEFQPITARLNASAMNLAVVALLLPTAVQFTSTGVGEPVLQRLSVAVAAVLIFVYGLSLLFSMKTHTYLYDVGVAGIEEESATKNRAKPKIWFWALILLIVTIAVAVESELLVASLEEATEELGLTALFTGVILLPIIGNAAEHATAVTVALKNKMDLSVSVAVGSSMQIALFVAPVLVIIGYMIGQPMDLNFNPFELVAVAVAVWLANSISSDGRSNWLEGMLLLATYAILALAFFFILSPLKVIPCRYIDNDGCFGLREW; encoded by the coding sequence ATGTTAAACAAAAATACCATTTTCGCCATCTTATTAATTTTTGTGCCGCTATCGATCGCCGGTTCCCTGTTACACTGGGGCGGAACATTTGTTTTTATCACCGCTTGTCTAGCCATTATCCCCCTAGCGGCCTACATGGGGGAAGCCACGGAAGCGATTGCGGTGGTGGTTGGGCCAAATATTGGCGGTTTGATGAATGCCACCTTTGGCAATGCCACAGAATTAATTCTCGCCTATGTCGCTTTGCGGGAAGGTTTTATCGATGTGGTCAAAGCGACGATTACTGGCTCAATTATCGGTAATTTACTCTTGGTTATGGGATTATCGATGTTTTTAGGCGGTTTACGCTTCAAAGAACAGGAATTTCAACCGATAACCGCTCGTTTAAACGCTTCAGCTATGAATTTAGCGGTGGTGGCGCTCCTTTTACCCACTGCCGTGCAATTTACCTCCACGGGAGTGGGGGAACCAGTCCTGCAACGTCTATCCGTGGCCGTGGCAGCGGTGTTAATTTTCGTCTATGGTTTAAGTCTCTTGTTTTCCATGAAAACCCACACCTATCTCTACGATGTCGGGGTTGCCGGTATCGAGGAGGAAAGTGCCACAAAAAACCGTGCAAAGCCGAAAATCTGGTTTTGGGCTTTGATTTTATTGATCGTTACTATCGCTGTGGCCGTAGAATCGGAGTTATTAGTGGCATCCCTAGAGGAGGCTACGGAAGAGCTAGGTTTAACGGCACTGTTTACCGGGGTGATTCTTTTGCCTATTATCGGTAATGCGGCCGAACACGCTACGGCCGTCACCGTCGCTCTTAAGAATAAAATGGATCTATCGGTATCTGTGGCCGTCGGTTCCAGTATGCAGATCGCCCTGTTTGTGGCTCCGGTTTTGGTTATTATTGGTTATATGATCGGTCAACCCATGGATTTAAATTTTAATCCCTTTGAGTTAGTGGCAGTGGCGGTGGCGGTGTGGTTGGCTAATTCGATTAGTAGTGATGGGCGATCGAATTGGTTAGAAGGAATGTTACTCTTAGCTACCTATGCTATCCTGGCCTTGGCTTTCTTTTTCATCCTCTCACCGCTTAAAGTTATTCCTTGCCGATATATAGACAATGACGGATGCTTTGGCTTAAGGGAGTGGTAA
- a CDS encoding YdcF family protein, with amino-acid sequence MVLKANSRRKKRVSLKAKLGKSRLKLLAIPLILASLGWLYHDLRYQWAKPEAIFVLGGHADRERFAAKLAKEYPDLPIWVSSGSPRRYVKKIFKKAGIPLERLHLDYNARDTVTNFTSLADQLKAQGIDSVYLVTSDNHMRRARLVGEIVFGSRGIVIKPVTVPSQSPPEPLEKSLRDGFRAILWIITGSTGEFWLESDSIPHLRSK; translated from the coding sequence ATGGTTCTCAAGGCTAATTCTCGCAGGAAAAAGCGAGTTTCTCTGAAAGCGAAGTTAGGCAAATCTAGGTTAAAATTGCTGGCTATTCCGCTAATTTTGGCGAGTTTAGGCTGGTTATACCACGATTTACGTTACCAGTGGGCAAAACCGGAAGCGATTTTTGTGTTGGGAGGTCATGCCGATCGAGAACGTTTTGCGGCAAAATTAGCTAAGGAATATCCTGATCTACCGATTTGGGTGTCTTCCGGTAGTCCGCGACGATATGTGAAAAAGATTTTTAAAAAAGCGGGAATTCCCCTAGAACGTCTCCATCTCGATTACAATGCGCGAGATACTGTCACTAACTTTACTAGCCTAGCCGATCAACTGAAAGCCCAAGGTATTGATAGTGTCTATCTAGTCACTTCCGATAATCACATGAGAAGGGCGCGATTAGTGGGAGAAATTGTTTTTGGTAGTCGCGGAATCGTGATTAAACCGGTGACTGTTCCCTCCCAATCACCCCCCGAACCCCTAGAAAAGTCGCTCAGAGACGGTTTTAGGGCAATATTATGGATAATAACCGGTTCTACTGGGGAATTTTGGCTAGAATCCGATTCTATTCCCCATCTCCGCTCGAAATAA